The window GCTGGTGCCTACCTCTGCGTACAAGGCCTTCGACGTGCAGTTGGACCGGGTGGCGGGCGAGGTGAACCGCGCCGGTGAGAAGGCGTCTGGCGTGGCGGCCATGGCGCAGTCGCTGGGGCTGGACCGGGTCATGGTGGGCACCCTTCGCGCCAATGGCGAGGGCACCGACCTGACGCTGGGCTACTACGACGCGCGCACCGGTCAGCGGCTGGCGGGGCGGCGCATGGCCGTCCAGGGCGATGAGTTCGGCCAGTTGAAGCAGGAGATGGAGCGGGTGGTGAACCACCTGGTGAACAACATCGGCGAGAAGGTGACCAAGAGCCGGGACCCGCTGGACAACCGCGGGGGCATGGAAGACTGGTCGTCCGAGGACCGGGGCGGCCGTGGCAAGGCGCAGGACAAGAAGAGCAAGCCCGGCGACGACCCGCTCGACGGTGTGTCCGGAACCGAGGACTGGTAACGCTGAGCGCTTGTCCCGGGACGGCTGATGCCTAGAGTCCCGGGGCGTATGCGCCTGCTCGCCCTCCTGCTCCTCCCCAGCCTCGCGCTCGCCCAGACGAGTGTCGTCAGCCAGCCCGCCCTGCCCTCCCGGGGGCTGGCGCTGCCGCCCACGGGCGCCGCGCTGGTGGATGAAGCCACCGCCCTGTCGCTCAACCCCGCGGGCCTGGGCTTCGTCAACGGCAGTCAGCTCTTCTACCTGCACGAGCGCAACCTCGTGCATGACGGCCTGGGAGACGGCGTCTTCCTGGCCACGCGCCTGCTCGGCCTGGGCCTGGGCGGCGCCATGGAGTGGATTCGCGGACGGGCGGAGCCGGACTACCGCCGCACGTCCCTGGGTCTCTCCCTGGGCACGCGCACGCTGCAGCTCGGCGGTTCGTGGCACGCCTACGGTTCATCCCACCGGGACATCGACGCGCTGGACACCTTCGACGTGGGCCTCACGGCGCGCCCCATGCGGGCGCTGTCGCTGGGCGCGGTGGTGCGCGACATCAACGCCCCCACCGAGGGCACGCTGGCACTGAAGCGGCAGTACAACCTGGGCGTGGGCGTGCGCCCGCTGGATGAGCGCTACACGCTGGGCGTGGACTGGCTCTTCTCCGAGGGCGCCTTCCGCCAGGGCCAGGCGACGTACACCGTCAACGCGGAGGTGATTCCGGGCCTCCGCCTGGGCGCGGGCGTGTCGCACGGCTTCACCTCCGGGGTGCCCATCGCGCTCCAGGTGGCGGCCACGGTGGACACCTCGCACCTGGGCCTCACCTACGCGGCGGGCGGGACGAATGCGGGGCTGGACCACCTGGTGGCGGTGCGCCTGTCGTCGGAGACCTACCGCTCCATCGCGCCGCGCGGCGGCGTGGTGACGCTGCTGGACTTGAATGACGCATTGAGCGGCGGCACCAGCCCCGTCCTCTCATGGTTGGGCGTCACCGAGGCGGACCCGTACCTGCGGCTGACGCGGTGGCTGGACCTGGCCACCCAGGACGACCGGCTGGCCGGCGTGGTGGTGAAGATGGAGAGCCTGCCCGGGGTGAGCTGGGGCAAGGCGGAGGAGCTGCGTCAGGCGCTGCTGCGGCTGCGCGCGTCCGGCAAGCGGGTGATGGCGGTGGTGCTGTCCACGGACGACCTGGGCTACTTCGTTGCCTCGGCGGCGGACCGCATCTACGCGCTGCAGGAGTCGATTCTCTACATCAACGGCCTGGCCGTGCACCTCCAGACGTACGGCGGGACGATGGAGAAGCTGGGCGTGCACTGGGACGTGGCGCGCGTGGGCCGCTTCAAGACGGCCCCGGAGCAGCTTTCCCGCACCGAGCCCAGCGACGCGTCCTTGGAGTCCACGAACGCCTACCTGGACACGGAGGTGGCCGTCTACGAGAAGGCCGTGCAGGAGGGCCGCAAGGTGCCCGTGGAGCGGCTGCACGCGCTGTGGGCACTGGGCCTGCCCCATCCGAAGCGCGCGGTGGAGCTGGGGTTGATGGACGGCATCATCTCCTCGACGGAGCTGGACAAGAAGGTGGCGGAGCTGGTGCCGGGTGGACGCTTCAGCACCACGTACGCGCCGCGCGACGAGCGCGACGGCCGCTGGGCCCGCCGGCGCCGCATCGCCGTGGTGCCGGTGCTGGGCGACATCATCGGCGGCCGCAGCCGCGAGGACCCGCTGGGCTTCAGCCGCCTCGCGGGCGCGGAGACAGTCATTCGCGCGCTGGAGCAGGCGCAGTCGGACCCGAGCGTGGCGGCCATCGTCGTGCGCGTGGACTCGGGCGGCGGCGAGGTGCTGGCGTCCCACCTGATGTACGAAGCCGTGATGGAGGCGGCCAAACACAAGCCCGTCGTCGCCTCCATGGGAGACATGGCCGCGTCCGGTGGCTACTACGCCGCCATTGGCGCGCACGAGGTGTTCGCCCTGCCCACCACGCTGACGGGCAGCATCGGCGTCTTCTACATCAAGCCCGCCGTCGAGGGCCTGCTGAGCGGGCTGTTGGGCGTGCACCAGGAGAGCCTGACCCGCGCGCCGCTGGCGGACATCCTGGACGTGTGGCGCCCCTGGACGCCGGAGGAGCAGGAGGCGGCCCAGGCGTGGGCGGACGCCTCCTACGACAGCTTCATCACCGAGGTGGCGCTGCGGCGGAGGATGGACAAGGCGAAGGTGGACGAGGTCGCCCGGGGCCGGGTGTGGAGCGGCCAGGACGCGCTCGCCCGCGGACTGGTGGACAAGCTGGGTGGCCTGCTGGAAGCGGTGGACTCCGCGCGGATGCGGGCCGGAATCCCTCCGGACGAGGAGCTGGACCTGGTGGTGATGGGCGAGGCGCGGGGCTTCTTCTCCGCGCTGGGCGGTGAGCCCGGGGTGCGCGCCGCGCTGTCCCTGCTGCCCGCACAAGAGCCCGCCCTGCCTGAGTCCCTGCGGGCGCTGGCCCGCTCGGCCGGCCTGAATCTGATGTTGCTCCAGCCGGGCGTGAAGGCGATGTTGCCCTTCCAGATAACCGTCCGCTGAGGTCCTGGCGGCGGCCCTGAATCAACAGGTGGGGGGTCGGCCGGACGACACCGCGCGAAAAAAGCGGCGGCGCCGTCCCCGGCCTCTGTTACTGTTACCCCTGCACTCCGGACGGCTTTGGGCCGCCAGGGTGCTCCAGGAAACGGCGGTTCGGCCTGCTCGTCACCAGGGCCCCGCGTCCGCTTCCTGTCCCACGGCCTGAGTCACCTTGCGTCCCCGCCCTCCTCGTGGAGCGGCCGCCCGGGGCGCACACAGTCTGGAACGTTCATGAGCGAAAACCCCGATAACCGCGACCCACGTGATGCCCCCCCCGTTCCCGCCGCCCGCGCCGTGGCGCCGCCCGAGCCGGACGATGACGGTGGCGACGAGGGCGACGACGAGGGGCCCGACGACGGTGATTCCGGCGGGGGCGCACAGGGTGGCGCCCCCGGGCAGCCTGGCCAGGCCACCGGCCGCCGCCGCCGCCGTCGGCGCCGTCGCCGTGGCGCGCAGGTCCTCTTCACCCCGGACGGCCAGGCCTACCGGATGCAGCCTGGAGCGGACGGCCAGCAGGTCCAGGTGTTCCTCACGCCGCAGGAGCTGGAGCAGTACCGCCAGCGACAGGCGCAGCAACAACAGCAACAGCAGCAACCACCGCAGCCGGCGCACGGCGGCGGGGGCCAGCAGCACGCCCGCCACGCGCAGCACGGGGGCGGCGGCCAGCAGGCCTCGCAGCAGGCGAACCTGTCGCCGGTGGAGGGCGTGCTGGACACGGAGGCCAAGGGCCCCAACGCCTTCCTGCGCCAGCTCAAGCGCAACCTGCTGGCGGCGCCGGATGACCCGGAGCTGCCGAAGAATCTGGTCCAGAAGCTGCGCCTGCGGCAGGGCCAGTACATCACCGCTTTCGCGCAGATGCGGGGCCACAAGGGCGTCATCCAGAAGGTGGACACGGTGGACGGCCGGCCGCTCGAGGGCGCGCCGCGGCTGCCGCACTTCGCGGACCTGACGTCGGTGGACCCCACCGAGCGGCTCAAGCTGGAGAACGGTCACAAGGAGATGGTGACCCGGGTGCTGGACCTCATCTCGCCCATTGGCAAGGGCCAGCGCGCGCTCATCGTCGCCCCGCCCAAGACGGGCAAGACGATCATGCTCCAGCGCATCGCCCAGGCCATCCTCTCCAACCACCCAGAGTGCCACGTCATGGTGGTGCTCATCGACGAGCGTCCAGAAGAAGTGACGGACATGCGGCGGGGCATCAAGGCGGAGGTCCTGGCCTCCAGCTCCGACCGCCCCACCGCGGACCACCTCAAGGTGGCGGAGCTGGCCCTGGAGCGCGCGCGCCGGCTGGTGGAGTCCGGCAAGGACGTGGTCGTCCTCCTGGACTCGATTACGCGTCTGGCCCGCGCCTTCAACAAGGAGGTCGACAACTCCGGCCGCACCATGACCGGCGGCGTGGACAGCCGCGCCCTGGAGCGCCCCAAGCGCCTCTTCGGCGCCGCCCGCGCGACGGAGGAGGCCGGCACGCTGACCATCATCGGCACGGCGCTCATCGACACCGGCAGCCGCATGGACGAGGTCATCTTCGAGGAGTTCAAGGGAACGGGTAACTCCGAGGTCACCCTGGACCGGCTCCTGGCGGAGAAGCGCGTCTTCCCGGCCGTCAACATCGCCCAGTCCGGCACGCGCAAGGAGGAGAAGCTCTTCACCCTGCGCGAGTACGAGAAGGTGAAGAAGCTGCGGCAGATGCTCTTCTCCGTGAAGCCGGTGGAGGCCATGGAGGCGCTCGTGAAGCGGCTGTCCCGCTACACGTACAACGACGAGTTCCTCGACGAGCTGTAGTCCCCCGCTTCGGGAGTGGTACGGCGGGCCCGGGTGTGCGTTAAGGTGGCGGCATGATTCAAGGCTCGGGCCGCTGCCACTACCACCCGGAGCGCGCCGGCCTCGGCGTCTGCGTGGAGTGCCGGCGTGTCATCTGCCGGGAATGCACCACGCAGTTCGAGGGCATCAACCGCTGCGCCAGTTGCCTGGACCAGCGCCTCAAGGCGCTGGAGGGCCCGGGTGAGCGCCGCGAGTGGTCGGCGGGCAACGTGGTGCTGGCGCTGATGAGCCTGGCGCTCGTCTTTGGCGGCATCCTCCTGCTGGCCCAAGTGGCGGCGAGCTAGCCCATGGCCGTCTCCGCGCTCGAACTCCGCCCGCGCAACGCGGTGGCCTTGATGGACGCCGCGCTGCGCCTGTGTACCCGCAACGCGGGCGTCTGGGCCCTCACCCTGCCCGGCGGCGCGGCCGTGGTAGCCGCCATGTTGTACCTGGCGGAGTCGGTGCGCATGGGCTGGCCGCTCGTGGTGCCTTCGCTGCTGCTGACGCTGGCGTGGTTCCTCCGGGGCCTGGGCCAGGGCGCGACGTGCCATTACGTGCAGGAGCTGCTGCTGGGCACCCAGGGCGAGCCTTCCGCGTGGGCTTCGCTCAAGGCCGCGCTGGCCCGGATGCCCGCGCTCTTCATCGCCGTGGCGTACCTGCTGGGCCTCAACACCCTGGTGGTGATGGTGACGGGAGGCTTCGGCTACATCCTGCTGCAGTCCCACGGGGTGGGCTACGCGGCGGTGATGCAGGGGCGAGGCAGCCCGCTGAAGCTCTACGGCACGTGCTCACGGCTGCTGGGACCCGCGCGCGGCACCGCGCTGTGGGTCCGCGCCCTCATGTCCGTGCAGGTGCTGGCCTTCTTCAACCTTCACATCGCCTTCAACTTCCTGCTGTTCCTGGGCCGCAAGCTGGTGGGCGTGGACCTGACGTTCGCGGAGCGCTTCGCCTCGCTGGACAACGGCCAGTGGCTGATCTTCCTCGCGGTGACGACGTTCGCCCTCTTCGAGCCGGTGCGCGCCGCGACGGCCACGCTGCTGCTGGTGGACGGGCGCGTGCGTCAGGAAGGGCTCGACCTGCTGGCCAGCGTCCAGCAGCTTCCGTCCCGGGATTTGGGGCGCCCCCTGCCTCCGCCGGGAGCGGCGCGTGGCGCGGCGATGCTGGCGGTGGTGTTGGGCCTGGGCCTGCTGACGGCGGCGCCGGCCCATGCCCAGGACACCGAGGACGCGAAGCCCCTGGCCCCCTCCGAGGCGCTGCGGCGGCTGGGCGAGGTCGCGGAGGCGTGTGAGGCCTCGGCGGATGAGGACGCCGCGGACCTGTACGCGCCCCTGGAGTCCCTGGGGCCCGGCGAAGCCGTGAAGCTGGACCGCTTCGTCCGCCGCGTGGAGCGGCAGGCCTTCGACGAGGAGGACTGCGACAAGGCCCGCGCCACGCTGACGCAGGGGCTCACCACGATGGGCGCCACCGTGGACGCCCAGGCCCGGGCGGATGCACGTGCCGCCACCGCGCGGGCGAAGGACATCCTGGCCCGGCCCGAGTTCGCGGAAGCCGCGCCCAAGGCGGAGAAGGACGCCCCCGAGCCCGCGGCCCCACCCGAGACGCCAGGCTGGTGGCAGCGCTTCATCGACTGGCTGGGGGAGCAGCTGAAGAAACTGTTCGAGCGGGAGCCGGCGGAGTCCAGACAGCAGACTGCGCAGCCCATCCTAAGCGGCATGAATGTGGCCAACGTGCTGGTGGTGGTGCTGGTGACACTCACCCTCGCGGTGCTGGGCATGGTGCTGCTGCGGGCGCTGAACCGCGACAAGCGCCGCACGGATGCCGCGGGAGTGCAGGTGTCCACGGTGGACGCGTCCACGCTGGCGGGGGATGCCCACCACGCGCTGTCACGCCCTCCCGAGGGCTGGGCCCACCTGGCGGACGAACTGGCGGCGCGGGGGGCCTACCGCGAAGCGGTGCGCAGCCTCTACCTGGCGCTGCTGTCCCGGCTCCACCGCGACGGCGCCATCCTCTATGACGAGACGCTGAGCAACTGGGACTACCTATCTCAATTCCGGGGCCGCGCGGAATGGAAGGCCCCCTTCCGAGAGCTGACGCGGCGCTTCGACTTCGCCTGGTACGGCAACCTGCCGGTGGGCGTGGACGGCTACCGCGAGTTCCGCGCACTCACCGAGCCCCTGCTGGCCGCGCCGTCACGCCCGGAGGTGGCCGGTGCGTGACCGTTTCCCGCTGCTGGTGGTGGGGGGCCTGCTGCTCACCGCGGTGCTGACCACCTTCCTGGTCCGAGGCGCCCGGCGCAACACGTTCGCGGACACGCTGTCCACGTACCGCGCGCAGGAGGACGGCGCGCGGGCCCTGTTCCTGCTGGCCCAGGAGAGCGGCTTGCCGGTGACGCGCCGCATGGCGGACCTGCGCATCGTGTCCGGACTGGGCACGCCGGTGCTGCTGGCGGTGGAGGTGTCCGGCGCCTACGAGGACGACCCGGACCAGACGGCGCTGGCCGCCGAGCCCGACGCGGGCCTGGCCGACGAACATGTCCCCCGCACCGGCTTCAACGCCTTCCGCGCGGCCGCGCTGGACGACGATGAAACCGAGCAACTGCTGAAGCACGTGCGCGAGGGCGGAAGCGCCATCTACGTGCCGTGGGGCTCACGCGAGAACCCGGTGCTGCAAGCCTTGAACGTGAAGCTCTTCAAGGCGGACACCACCCTTCCCATGCGCACGCTGGTGCCGCCCCAGCCCACGCCGTACACGCTGGGCGTGGAGCGCGTGGAGGCGAAGGTCCAGGCCTACCTGGAGCTGCCCCAGATGGCCGTCCCCGTCCTGGAGGATGAGCGGCTGGGCATGTTCGTGGCGGCGGTGGTGCCGTACGGGCAGGGCCGCGTGCTGGTGGTGGGCGCCCCGGAGCTGGCGATGAACCAGGCCCTGGCGCGCGCGGACAACGCGCAGTTCTGGCTCAGCGCCCTGGCGTCAATCGGCCCCGGCCCCATCGAATTCGATGAGTTCCACCACGGCTTCACCAACGAGCGCTCGGTGGTGGACTTCGCGCGCCGCTACGGCCTGCACTTCGCGGTGTTGCAGTTCCTGCTCGGCGTGGCCCTGTGGTCGGTATCGCTCAAGCGCTTCGGCCGTCCGCGGCCCCCGCCCGAGTCCTCGCGCGTGGGCGCCACCGACGCGCTCTTCGCCATGGGCCGGCTCTATCGCGAGGGCCGGCACCACGGATTCTCCGCCCAGCTCATCCTCCGGGGCCTCACCCAGGACCTGGCCCTGCATGCGGGCCTGCCCGCGCATGCGTCCGCGGACGCGGTGACCCACGGCCTGCGCGAGCGTGGCCGCGCGGACCTGGCCCAGGGGCTCGAGGAGCTCACCACGGACAGCCGCGCGGTGACGCGCGACACGGACCTCCAGCAGCTCGCAGAGCGCGCGGCGCGGCTGCGACAACGCCTTCATTCCGCCGGCGCCGCCCGGCCCAGCCCTCCCGAAACGACATGAACGACACCCTGTCCGCCCCCTCCCCCGCCCCGGCTGGCAACGCCGTGCAGGCCGCTCACGCCATCCGCGAGGCCGTGCTGTCCGAGGTGCGCAAGGCCGTGGTCGGCCAGGACGAGGCCCTGGAGCTGATGCTCTGTGGCCTCATCGCCGGCGGCCACATCCTGCTGGAAGGCGTGCCCGGCGTGGCCAAGACGTTGATGGCCAAGGCCCTGTCGCGCAGCATCGGCGCGGAGTTCAAGCGCATCCAGTTCACCCCGGACCTGATGCCCGCGGACATCCTGGGCACCAGCGTGTTCGACCTGAAGACGCAGGGCTTCACGCTGGTACGCGGCCCCATCTTCACGGACCTGCTGCTGGCGGACGAAATCAACCGCGCCCCGGCGAAGACGCAGTCCGCGCTGCTGGAGGCCATGCAAGAGCGCTCGGTGTCCATGGAGGGCCGCGTGCTGCCGCTCTCCCCGCTCTTCACCGTGTTCGCCACGCAGAACCCCGTGGAGTCCGAAGGCACCTATCCGCTGCCCGAGGCGCAGCTCGACCGCTTCCTGCTGAAAATCGAGGTGGGCTACCCCGCGCCGGAGGAGGAGGACGCGATTCTGGCCTCCGTGCACCGGGGCTTCGACTCGGGGGACCTGCAACGCGCGGGCGTCAATGCCGCGGTGACGAAGGACGGGCTGCTGGCCGCGCGCGGCGCGCTGAATGAAGTGACGGTGGAGCCGCCGGTGCTGGCATACGTCCGCAAGCTGGTGGCGGCCACGCGCGCCTCCAGCCGCATTCGACTGGGAGCCGGGCCTCGCGCGGGCGTGCACCTGCTGCTGGCGGCCAAGGCCCTGGCGGCGCTGCGCGGGCGCGGCTTCGTCACCCCGGACGACGTGCGCTTCCTGGCGGCGCCCGTGCTGAAGCACCGCCTGCTGCTGTCGCCGGACGCGGAGCTGGACGGGGCCACGCCGACGGACGTGCTGCGCGAAGTGGTGCGCGGCGTCGAGGTCCCCCGGTGATTCCCACCCCGCGCCTCTGGGTGCTGCTGGCGCTGCTCGCGCTGCCGATGATGCTGGCGGGCTTCAGCCCCGGCATTGGCGGCGCCGTGCTCGCGCTGGACGCGCTGGTGCTGGCGCTGGCGGTGTTCGACGTGCTCACCGCTCGGAGGGCCCGGCTGGAGGTCCACCGGGTGCTGCCGGCGCGGCTCAACGTGGGTGTGGCCAACAAGGTGGTGGTGCGGCTGATTCACCGGAGCGGCGGCGCCGTCCAGGTGCGCGTCCGGGACGACGTGCCGGATGGCTTCGCCGCCACGCCGGACGAGGCCCCGCTGCACCTGCCCGCGCGGAGCGAGTCACGCTGGGTGTACCGGGTGACGCCCGTGAAGCGCGGCCGCTTCCAGTTTGGAGACGTGCACGTCCGCGTGCGCGGGCCGCTGGGGCTGGTGTCCCACGAGCGCGTGTTCCCCGCGGCGCAGGACATCGCCGTGTACCCGGACCTTCGCGGCGCCAACCGGCTGCTGCTGTCGGGCGCGGCGCTGGACCTGGTCAACCTGGGCCTGCGGCAGCTCCGGCGCGACGGGCGTGGCAGCGAATTCGCCCGCCTGCGCGACTACGCCCAGGGCGACAGCGTGCGGGACGTGGACTGGAAGGCCACCGCGCGGCGTGGGCGGCCGGTGACGCGCGTGCTGGAGTCGGAGCGCTCG is drawn from Myxococcus xanthus and contains these coding sequences:
- the rho gene encoding transcription termination factor Rho, which gives rise to MSENPDNRDPRDAPPVPAARAVAPPEPDDDGGDEGDDEGPDDGDSGGGAQGGAPGQPGQATGRRRRRRRRRRGAQVLFTPDGQAYRMQPGADGQQVQVFLTPQELEQYRQRQAQQQQQQQQPPQPAHGGGGQQHARHAQHGGGGQQASQQANLSPVEGVLDTEAKGPNAFLRQLKRNLLAAPDDPELPKNLVQKLRLRQGQYITAFAQMRGHKGVIQKVDTVDGRPLEGAPRLPHFADLTSVDPTERLKLENGHKEMVTRVLDLISPIGKGQRALIVAPPKTGKTIMLQRIAQAILSNHPECHVMVVLIDERPEEVTDMRRGIKAEVLASSSDRPTADHLKVAELALERARRLVESGKDVVVLLDSITRLARAFNKEVDNSGRTMTGGVDSRALERPKRLFGAARATEEAGTLTIIGTALIDTGSRMDEVIFEEFKGTGNSEVTLDRLLAEKRVFPAVNIAQSGTRKEEKLFTLREYEKVKKLRQMLFSVKPVEAMEALVKRLSRYTYNDEFLDEL
- a CDS encoding DUF58 domain-containing protein — protein: MIPTPRLWVLLALLALPMMLAGFSPGIGGAVLALDALVLALAVFDVLTARRARLEVHRVLPARLNVGVANKVVVRLIHRSGGAVQVRVRDDVPDGFAATPDEAPLHLPARSESRWVYRVTPVKRGRFQFGDVHVRVRGPLGLVSHERVFPAAQDIAVYPDLRGANRLLLSGAALDLVNLGLRQLRRDGRGSEFARLRDYAQGDSVRDVDWKATARRGRPVTRVLESERSQSILICVDAGRSMAAQVDGLTKLDHAVNAALFLAFVAVRNGDRVGLAVFADGVKAYLPPAAGRTQYRKIVDTLYGTTPSLTYVDYLALFKELNLRLTRRSLLCVFTDFLDEEQASTMVAPLHRLARRHVPLCLSVKDTALQKLLRTPPPSPEEAFQHAVASELLTDREVLKARVSQGGVQMLDVQPDELSLAAVNRYLDIKARGVL
- a CDS encoding DUF4129 domain-containing protein; this translates as MAVSALELRPRNAVALMDAALRLCTRNAGVWALTLPGGAAVVAAMLYLAESVRMGWPLVVPSLLLTLAWFLRGLGQGATCHYVQELLLGTQGEPSAWASLKAALARMPALFIAVAYLLGLNTLVVMVTGGFGYILLQSHGVGYAAVMQGRGSPLKLYGTCSRLLGPARGTALWVRALMSVQVLAFFNLHIAFNFLLFLGRKLVGVDLTFAERFASLDNGQWLIFLAVTTFALFEPVRAATATLLLVDGRVRQEGLDLLASVQQLPSRDLGRPLPPPGAARGAAMLAVVLGLGLLTAAPAHAQDTEDAKPLAPSEALRRLGEVAEACEASADEDAADLYAPLESLGPGEAVKLDRFVRRVERQAFDEEDCDKARATLTQGLTTMGATVDAQARADARAATARAKDILARPEFAEAAPKAEKDAPEPAAPPETPGWWQRFIDWLGEQLKKLFEREPAESRQQTAQPILSGMNVANVLVVVLVTLTLAVLGMVLLRALNRDKRRTDAAGVQVSTVDASTLAGDAHHALSRPPEGWAHLADELAARGAYREAVRSLYLALLSRLHRDGAILYDETLSNWDYLSQFRGRAEWKAPFRELTRRFDFAWYGNLPVGVDGYREFRALTEPLLAAPSRPEVAGA
- a CDS encoding AAA family ATPase, which produces MNDTLSAPSPAPAGNAVQAAHAIREAVLSEVRKAVVGQDEALELMLCGLIAGGHILLEGVPGVAKTLMAKALSRSIGAEFKRIQFTPDLMPADILGTSVFDLKTQGFTLVRGPIFTDLLLADEINRAPAKTQSALLEAMQERSVSMEGRVLPLSPLFTVFATQNPVESEGTYPLPEAQLDRFLLKIEVGYPAPEEEDAILASVHRGFDSGDLQRAGVNAAVTKDGLLAARGALNEVTVEPPVLAYVRKLVAATRASSRIRLGAGPRAGVHLLLAAKALAALRGRGFVTPDDVRFLAAPVLKHRLLLSPDAELDGATPTDVLREVVRGVEVPR
- the sppA gene encoding signal peptide peptidase SppA, which translates into the protein MRLLALLLLPSLALAQTSVVSQPALPSRGLALPPTGAALVDEATALSLNPAGLGFVNGSQLFYLHERNLVHDGLGDGVFLATRLLGLGLGGAMEWIRGRAEPDYRRTSLGLSLGTRTLQLGGSWHAYGSSHRDIDALDTFDVGLTARPMRALSLGAVVRDINAPTEGTLALKRQYNLGVGVRPLDERYTLGVDWLFSEGAFRQGQATYTVNAEVIPGLRLGAGVSHGFTSGVPIALQVAATVDTSHLGLTYAAGGTNAGLDHLVAVRLSSETYRSIAPRGGVVTLLDLNDALSGGTSPVLSWLGVTEADPYLRLTRWLDLATQDDRLAGVVVKMESLPGVSWGKAEELRQALLRLRASGKRVMAVVLSTDDLGYFVASAADRIYALQESILYINGLAVHLQTYGGTMEKLGVHWDVARVGRFKTAPEQLSRTEPSDASLESTNAYLDTEVAVYEKAVQEGRKVPVERLHALWALGLPHPKRAVELGLMDGIISSTELDKKVAELVPGGRFSTTYAPRDERDGRWARRRRIAVVPVLGDIIGGRSREDPLGFSRLAGAETVIRALEQAQSDPSVAAIVVRVDSGGGEVLASHLMYEAVMEAAKHKPVVASMGDMAASGGYYAAIGAHEVFALPTTLTGSIGVFYIKPAVEGLLSGLLGVHQESLTRAPLADILDVWRPWTPEEQEAAQAWADASYDSFITEVALRRRMDKAKVDEVARGRVWSGQDALARGLVDKLGGLLEAVDSARMRAGIPPDEELDLVVMGEARGFFSALGGEPGVRAALSLLPAQEPALPESLRALARSAGLNLMLLQPGVKAMLPFQITVR
- a CDS encoding DUF4350 domain-containing protein is translated as MRDRFPLLVVGGLLLTAVLTTFLVRGARRNTFADTLSTYRAQEDGARALFLLAQESGLPVTRRMADLRIVSGLGTPVLLAVEVSGAYEDDPDQTALAAEPDAGLADEHVPRTGFNAFRAAALDDDETEQLLKHVREGGSAIYVPWGSRENPVLQALNVKLFKADTTLPMRTLVPPQPTPYTLGVERVEAKVQAYLELPQMAVPVLEDERLGMFVAAVVPYGQGRVLVVGAPELAMNQALARADNAQFWLSALASIGPGPIEFDEFHHGFTNERSVVDFARRYGLHFAVLQFLLGVALWSVSLKRFGRPRPPPESSRVGATDALFAMGRLYREGRHHGFSAQLILRGLTQDLALHAGLPAHASADAVTHGLRERGRADLAQGLEELTTDSRAVTRDTDLQQLAERAARLRQRLHSAGAARPSPPETT